The following proteins are co-located in the Gloeocapsa sp. PCC 7428 genome:
- a CDS encoding glycosyltransferase family A protein — protein MPKVTVIVPAYNAEQTIVAAIASVQQQTLRDWEVIVIDDGSCDRTSELLSRIQEPRMQVHRYTNAGVSVARNRGIAHAQGEYLAFLDADDLWSTDKLACQVAALEQHPDAGVAYSWTYFMNDTATMIHAAPPVWFTGNVYAPLLVRNFLYSGSNALVRRDALELVGGFDATLTHGEDWELFVRLAAVVEFVVVPKPQVFYRQSPTSASAQVVLMEQRLLPVIDRVFAAVPLPLQCLKKQCLANAYQSLIQLSLKRVSSHNGAKQAQQMLWKAVRVYPQTLLTNHTLILLFKLLFIRFFSYKLASYLLSFMSKKRATKVSFDY, from the coding sequence ATGCCAAAAGTAACAGTAATAGTACCAGCATACAACGCGGAGCAAACGATCGTCGCAGCGATCGCCAGCGTCCAACAACAAACGTTGCGCGATTGGGAAGTGATTGTCATCGATGATGGATCGTGCGATCGCACGAGTGAATTACTCAGTCGCATCCAAGAACCACGAATGCAAGTGCATCGTTACACGAATGCGGGAGTATCAGTAGCACGCAATCGCGGGATTGCGCACGCCCAAGGCGAGTATCTTGCGTTTTTAGATGCAGATGACTTGTGGAGTACTGACAAGCTTGCGTGTCAAGTGGCAGCGTTAGAACAACACCCCGATGCTGGAGTGGCGTACAGTTGGACGTATTTTATGAACGACACCGCGACGATGATTCATGCTGCACCACCAGTGTGGTTTACAGGAAATGTGTATGCACCGTTGTTAGTGCGCAATTTCCTCTACAGCGGTTCTAATGCGTTGGTGCGTCGTGATGCGTTGGAACTTGTCGGTGGCTTTGACGCGACACTGACGCATGGTGAAGATTGGGAGTTGTTTGTGCGCTTGGCGGCGGTTGTCGAGTTTGTCGTTGTTCCCAAACCACAAGTTTTCTATCGTCAGTCACCAACTTCCGCATCCGCGCAGGTTGTACTGATGGAACAGCGCCTTCTTCCAGTCATTGATCGCGTCTTTGCTGCTGTCCCTTTGCCGTTGCAATGCTTAAAAAAACAATGTTTAGCAAATGCTTATCAGTCTTTAATACAATTATCTTTAAAGCGCGTTTCTAGTCATAATGGTGCTAAACAAGCGCAACAAATGTTGTGGAAGGCAGTTCGCGTTTATCCACAAACCTTACTAACTAATCATACTCTAATTCTATTATTTAAGCTACTTTTTATCAGATTTTTCTCCTACAAGCTTGCTAGTTATCTTTTAAGCTTTATGAGTAAAAAACGAGCTACTAAAGTATCTTTTGACTACTGA
- a CDS encoding DUF563 domain-containing protein, with protein sequence MIIFISLQTQVDKILSRLRMLYRVQVKSFLRKPIFYLYKKLGLTIITRDTLVNNAEQYQLLHFNLEELVIANEPETLDKVANIDNKIQPFIIKIEPPFICEINNAYLAGPAAVGFDVNQNIILETTTPYHCQQNHLEGSVAIRALAIKSFLADKTPQIDTACSLINAWSKNYWHWIIDCLTRLEGIEFYQQQTGIKPKLIIDANPTAWQIDSLKLLGYQPQDCIQWNQSRLRVEKLVISSFRRHYDKVYSVESPSASRWIRERMLRNLSKTENKRFSSRIFISRRHAEGRRIINENDVIATLANFGFVAYVLEEMNFDDEVRLFAQATIVVAPHGAGLTNIIFAQNLTLIELFGISVSPCFANLARGLGFQYGYLQCHSPYTAFRYHDSDMVVDTMQLQKLLAQMLASSEVEELLIRDRTT encoded by the coding sequence GTGATAATTTTTATCTCGCTTCAAACACAAGTAGATAAAATTTTAAGTCGGCTTAGGATGCTTTATCGAGTTCAGGTAAAGTCTTTCCTTCGCAAACCAATCTTTTATCTTTACAAAAAGCTGGGTTTAACTATTATAACAAGAGATACATTAGTCAATAATGCAGAGCAATATCAGCTTTTGCACTTTAATCTTGAAGAATTGGTTATTGCTAATGAACCAGAAACATTAGACAAAGTAGCAAATATTGATAATAAAATTCAACCTTTTATTATTAAAATCGAGCCGCCTTTTATTTGTGAGATTAATAATGCATACTTGGCAGGGCCAGCAGCCGTTGGCTTTGATGTAAATCAGAATATCATCTTAGAGACAACAACACCATACCATTGCCAGCAAAACCATCTAGAGGGCAGTGTAGCCATACGGGCTTTAGCTATAAAAAGTTTCTTAGCTGACAAGACTCCACAAATAGATACTGCTTGTTCATTGATAAATGCCTGGAGCAAAAATTATTGGCACTGGATTATAGATTGTTTAACACGATTAGAAGGAATTGAATTTTATCAACAACAAACAGGGATAAAGCCTAAATTGATTATTGATGCTAACCCTACTGCATGGCAAATAGATTCCCTCAAACTTTTAGGCTACCAACCACAAGACTGCATTCAATGGAATCAATCAAGGCTACGAGTAGAAAAATTAGTCATCTCATCATTTCGACGGCATTACGACAAGGTATATAGCGTAGAATCGCCTTCAGCAAGTCGTTGGATTCGCGAACGGATGCTTCGTAACCTGTCTAAGACAGAGAATAAGCGTTTTTCATCTAGAATATTTATCTCTCGTCGTCACGCAGAAGGACGACGAATTATTAATGAAAATGATGTCATTGCAACGTTGGCGAATTTTGGATTTGTCGCTTACGTTCTTGAAGAAATGAACTTCGATGACGAAGTAAGATTATTTGCACAAGCAACAATAGTTGTTGCGCCCCATGGGGCAGGTTTAACTAATATCATTTTCGCACAAAATCTTACTTTAATTGAATTATTTGGTATATCTGTATCGCCGTGTTTTGCTAATTTAGCACGGGGTTTAGGTTTTCAATATGGGTATCTTCAATGTCACTCACCTTATACGGCATTTCGTTATCACGATAGCGACATGGTAGTTGACACAATGCAATTGCAAAAACTTTTAGCTCAAATGCTCGCTTCTAGCGAAGTAGAAGAATTACTAATACGCGATCGCACAACTTAA
- a CDS encoding SRPBCC family protein: protein MTGYTENNIVILRDFDTVFDLTNDIELWPQLFTEYEKAEVLERNGNEVLFSLTTYPEGDRPSRTWVSRRLIDKPGKQATAERVEKAFPFKDMKIHWTYEELPQGVGVVMTWMQKFEIHDDCKWTTEQMESFLNRNTRVQMRAIKERVEAWSVKSLTTNAV, encoded by the coding sequence ATGACAGGTTATACCGAAAACAATATTGTTATTCTGCGAGATTTTGATACTGTTTTTGACTTGACAAACGATATTGAACTTTGGCCGCAATTATTTACTGAGTACGAAAAAGCCGAAGTGCTAGAGCGTAATGGTAACGAAGTTTTGTTTAGCTTGACGACTTATCCTGAAGGCGATCGCCCTTCGCGGACTTGGGTTTCGCGCCGACTCATTGACAAGCCTGGTAAACAAGCTACCGCTGAACGTGTCGAAAAAGCTTTTCCGTTCAAGGACATGAAAATCCATTGGACGTATGAAGAGTTACCGCAAGGCGTGGGTGTGGTGATGACTTGGATGCAAAAATTTGAAATCCATGACGATTGCAAGTGGACAACCGAGCAAATGGAATCCTTTCTCAACCGCAATACCCGCGTTCAAATGCGAGCAATTAAAGAAAGAGTTGAAGCTTGGTCTGTAAAGTCTCTGACAACAAACGCTGTTTAA
- a CDS encoding putative 2-dehydropantoate 2-reductase — MEVRFDSNFNSSARRSLSENRSYAILGTGALGGFYGARLQQAGIDVHFLLRSDYEYVKKHGLFIESPDGTFRLPQVNAYCNVHDMPCCDVIVVALKTTQNNLLRQMLPCLVKDNSVVLVLQNGLGVEEEVAAIVGSDRVMGGLCFTCNDKVAPGHFRHLHYGVITLAEYAYDYLACGITKRMLQVKTDFERAGILIQLAEDLLLARWKKLICNIPFNGLTVVLNATIKDLISDVHTRVLVEEMMQEMVTVAVAYHRAIADDYIEKRLKYIAKMGPYRTSTKIDFDYRRSLEVEAIFGNPLRAAQQAGIDTPQLAMLYRQLKFLDTYYCTDKAIAVLAH, encoded by the coding sequence ATGGAAGTACGATTTGACTCTAATTTCAATTCTTCGGCTAGGCGATCGCTGAGCGAAAACCGCAGCTATGCAATTCTTGGTACTGGCGCATTAGGTGGCTTCTATGGTGCGCGACTACAACAGGCTGGAATTGACGTTCACTTTTTGCTTCGCAGCGATTATGAGTACGTCAAGAAACATGGTTTATTTATCGAATCTCCAGATGGTACTTTCCGCCTCCCGCAGGTGAACGCCTACTGTAATGTGCATGATATGCCATGTTGTGATGTGATTGTTGTTGCCTTAAAAACAACGCAAAACAATTTACTGCGACAAATGCTACCGTGTTTGGTCAAAGATAATAGTGTTGTCTTAGTGTTGCAAAATGGTTTGGGTGTGGAAGAAGAAGTCGCTGCGATTGTCGGATCAGATCGCGTGATGGGTGGGTTGTGCTTCACGTGTAACGATAAAGTTGCTCCAGGTCACTTCCGACATCTTCATTATGGTGTGATTACGCTTGCCGAATACGCTTATGACTATCTAGCTTGTGGAATTACCAAACGAATGCTTCAGGTCAAAACCGACTTTGAACGTGCTGGTATTCTCATTCAATTAGCGGAAGATCTGCTTTTAGCACGTTGGAAAAAACTTATCTGCAATATTCCCTTTAATGGTCTTACTGTCGTACTTAATGCAACTATCAAAGACTTGATAAGTGACGTGCATACGCGGGTTTTGGTCGAGGAGATGATGCAGGAGATGGTAACAGTTGCAGTGGCTTATCATCGAGCGATCGCAGATGACTACATCGAGAAACGACTCAAATATATCGCTAAAATGGGACCTTACCGCACAAGCACAAAAATTGACTTTGACTACAGGCGATCGCTAGAAGTAGAGGCAATTTTCGGCAATCCGTTACGTGCGGCGCAACAAGCTGGTATCGATACTCCACAACTTGCCATGCTTTACCGACAGCTAAAGTTTTTAGATACGTATTACTGTACAGATAAAGCGATCGCGGTTTTAGCTCACTAA
- a CDS encoding O-antigen ligase — protein sequence MKPQNFAEKVVWYSAIGTYGLYFLGAQYIFIPAIAWLLTLYLCKQTWQQTRTSSANKITVPWSIWVWIVSMLLLELALILGHIDFDLGLTKTIFSSINNWARQYALLALFPLIGCLHIRPQIIYRAACVICLQSLVFAAISYLIFTLHLPHIEYISPLAILGGGSDELYSVDFYEIEYGTNLLRLKLFAPWCPELGMIANIYFFLALQEQNYKWKIIGAVGAIAMIIGSFSRAAILCLPIVITLVWVIGKLAQPVTYITLAIASFVISILSPQLVNLIQTSREQFDSFRASSSEVRGLLVNLALDRWYEAPIWGHGVVTPWLNTPGIGTHHTWVGLLFIRGIVGLFAFATPLFCSFIDLLFKVQKSITAKVGMSVILILFIFSSVIDISYIVHLYWLGLVMLGIALKEEYIGTF from the coding sequence ATGAAACCACAAAATTTTGCAGAAAAAGTAGTCTGGTATTCTGCTATAGGAACTTATGGACTTTACTTTTTGGGCGCACAATATATCTTTATTCCTGCGATCGCTTGGCTATTAACCCTCTATTTATGCAAACAAACTTGGCAACAAACACGAACTTCATCAGCTAATAAAATCACAGTTCCTTGGTCAATCTGGGTATGGATTGTGTCTATGTTGCTCTTAGAGCTTGCTTTAATTTTAGGTCACATAGACTTCGATCTAGGACTCACAAAAACTATTTTCTCATCAATTAACAATTGGGCTAGACAATATGCACTTCTAGCATTGTTTCCCTTGATCGGCTGTCTCCATATCCGACCTCAAATTATTTATCGTGCTGCTTGTGTAATTTGCTTACAAAGTTTAGTTTTTGCTGCCATTTCTTATTTAATTTTTACGCTGCACTTACCTCACATCGAATATATTTCTCCTCTAGCAATTCTAGGAGGCGGATCGGATGAACTTTATTCTGTAGACTTTTACGAAATTGAATATGGAACTAATCTGTTGCGGTTAAAGTTGTTTGCGCCTTGGTGTCCTGAATTAGGAATGATCGCTAACATTTATTTTTTTCTTGCGCTTCAGGAGCAAAACTATAAATGGAAAATCATTGGCGCGGTTGGGGCGATCGCTATGATTATTGGCTCCTTCTCGCGCGCAGCTATATTATGTTTACCAATTGTTATTACACTCGTTTGGGTTATAGGGAAGCTGGCTCAACCTGTTACGTATATTACTCTAGCGATCGCAAGTTTCGTTATAAGTATTTTGAGTCCTCAACTTGTTAATTTGATTCAAACTTCCCGCGAACAATTTGATAGTTTTCGCGCCAGTTCTTCCGAGGTAAGAGGTCTTTTAGTTAATTTGGCATTAGACCGCTGGTATGAAGCCCCTATTTGGGGTCATGGCGTTGTCACTCCTTGGCTAAATACTCCAGGAATTGGCACTCATCATACGTGGGTTGGTCTTTTATTTATTCGTGGAATAGTTGGTCTCTTTGCTTTTGCAACTCCTTTATTTTGTAGTTTTATTGATTTACTTTTTAAGGTTCAAAAAAGTATAACTGCAAAAGTTGGGATGAGCGTCATCTTAATTTTATTTATTTTTAGTTCTGTTATTGATATTTCCTACATAGTTCACCTTTATTGGTTGGGACTGGTAATGTTAGGCATTGCTCTCAAAGAAGAATATATTGGAACATTTTAA
- a CDS encoding glycosyltransferase family A protein gives MPKVTVIVPAYNAEQTIVAALASVQQQTLRDWEVIVIDDGSCDRTSELLSRIQEPRMQVHRYTNAGVSVARNRGIAHAQGEYLAFLDADDLWSADKLACQVAALEQHPDAGVAYSWTYFMNESATMIHAAPPVWFTGNVYAPLLVRNFLYSGSNALVRRDALELVGGFDATLTHGEDWELFVRLAQVVEFVVVPKPQVFYRQSPTSASAQVVLMEQRLLAVIDSVFAAVPSHLQSLKNQNLANLYQYLAGLHFTQVTSAEDIKQIGQKLQLAVRLHPKILLSRTTQRYFAKWLLMQLFSPDIAKKITHFGASYTIRTQG, from the coding sequence ATGCCAAAAGTAACAGTAATAGTACCAGCATACAACGCGGAGCAAACAATCGTCGCAGCGCTTGCCAGCGTCCAACAACAAACGTTGCGCGATTGGGAAGTGATTGTCATCGATGATGGATCGTGCGATCGCACGAGTGAATTACTTAGCCGCATCCAAGAACCACGAATGCAAGTGCATCGTTACACGAATGCGGGAGTATCAGTAGCACGCAATCGCGGTATCGCCCACGCCCAAGGCGAGTATCTGGCGTTTTTAGATGCAGATGACTTATGGAGTGCGGACAAACTTGCGTGTCAAGTGGCAGCGTTAGAACAACACCCCGATGCTGGAGTGGCGTACAGTTGGACGTATTTTATGAATGAGTCGGCGACAATGATTCATGCTGCACCACCCGTGTGGTTTACAGGAAATGTGTATGCACCGTTGTTAGTGCGCAATTTCCTCTACAGCGGTTCTAATGCGTTGGTGCGTCGTGATGCGTTGGAACTTGTCGGTGGCTTTGACGCGACACTGACGCATGGTGAAGATTGGGAGTTGTTTGTGCGCTTGGCGCAGGTTGTCGAGTTTGTCGTTGTTCCCAAACCACAAGTTTTCTATCGTCAGTCACCAACTTCCGCATCCGCGCAGGTTGTACTGATGGAACAGCGCCTTCTTGCTGTTATTGATTCTGTTTTTGCTGCTGTACCTTCTCACCTTCAATCGTTAAAAAATCAAAATTTAGCCAATCTTTATCAATATTTGGCGGGGTTACATTTCACTCAAGTTACCAGTGCGGAAGATATTAAACAGATTGGACAAAAGCTACAGCTAGCAGTACGCCTACACCCGAAAATTTTACTTAGTAGAACAACACAACGCTACTTTGCCAAATGGTTGTTGATGCAACTCTTTTCACCTGATATTGCTAAAAAAATTACTCACTTTGGTGCTAGCTATACTATTCGCACTCAAGGTTAG
- a CDS encoding glycosyltransferase family 4 protein: protein MHVIVLENQPSSQRGGQELILLDVCRGLAARGHEISLLYLEEGNLIKQYQEFCSHLIKINSFLLDRSTIKHSLKFFSDIWKVPICRNSVVYSNRYHDVVFGYLLSLIKQVPFVCYLQLPPHTKNFGRPHTLGLKGVNKFIALSQQTKLDWLDTGLQEEKIDIVHVGINREIYQPSENFSATRKQWNIAEDARVVSYIGRLDKEKGIEILIKAFALLVKSGVKSKLLIAGKPVAHASIEAGEEYQQSLEQLSIDLGVASDVKFLGHVTNTTAVYQVSDVTVVPSLWSEPFGRVIIESMACGTPVVASRTGGIPEILTAEFQRELFQPGNEQALLETLTQIIDWRDRDPAFGERCRQHILSNFSLDNMINGIEKSLLSAAHKKLV from the coding sequence ATGCACGTTATCGTTTTAGAAAATCAACCATCTTCACAACGCGGTGGACAAGAGTTAATTTTATTAGATGTTTGCCGAGGTTTGGCTGCGCGCGGGCATGAAATTAGCCTACTGTATTTAGAAGAAGGCAATTTGATTAAGCAGTACCAAGAATTTTGTAGCCATTTAATTAAAATTAATAGCTTTCTGCTTGACCGCAGTACGATTAAACACAGTTTGAAGTTTTTTAGTGATATTTGGAAAGTACCTATATGTAGAAATAGCGTAGTTTACAGCAATCGCTATCACGATGTTGTTTTTGGTTATTTATTATCTTTGATCAAACAAGTTCCTTTTGTTTGTTATTTGCAATTACCACCGCATACCAAAAACTTTGGTCGTCCCCATACGCTTGGCTTAAAAGGTGTAAATAAGTTTATTGCGCTTTCGCAGCAAACAAAGCTAGATTGGCTAGATACTGGTTTGCAAGAAGAAAAAATTGATATTGTTCATGTAGGTATTAATCGCGAAATATATCAACCTTCTGAAAACTTTTCTGCAACGAGAAAGCAGTGGAATATTGCTGAAGATGCTAGGGTTGTTTCCTATATAGGCAGACTTGATAAAGAAAAGGGAATAGAAATATTGATCAAGGCTTTTGCTTTACTTGTGAAAAGCGGAGTGAAATCTAAACTATTAATTGCCGGAAAACCTGTAGCGCACGCTAGTATTGAAGCAGGTGAAGAGTATCAACAATCTTTAGAACAGTTATCAATCGACTTAGGTGTAGCAAGCGATGTAAAGTTTCTAGGTCATGTAACAAATACTACTGCTGTTTATCAAGTGAGTGATGTTACAGTTGTGCCTAGTTTATGGTCTGAACCGTTTGGAAGAGTCATAATCGAGTCGATGGCTTGCGGAACTCCTGTTGTTGCTAGCCGCACTGGAGGAATCCCCGAGATTTTAACCGCAGAGTTTCAAAGAGAACTTTTTCAGCCTGGAAATGAACAAGCTTTATTAGAAACTCTAACCCAAATAATTGATTGGCGCGATCGCGATCCTGCTTTCGGTGAGAGGTGTCGCCAGCACATTTTATCTAATTTTAGTTTAGACAACATGATTAACGGAATTGAGAAGTCACTATTGAGTGCTGCTCATAAAAAGCTTGTCTAA
- a CDS encoding WecB/TagA/CpsF family glycosyltransferase, with protein MKKVNLLNIEIDNLPKLELLEKLNSGVVFTTNVDHLIKLQKDRDFAEAYNIADYKVCDSQILMYAAKFLGTPIKEKISGSDFFPNFYSYHKKNENIKIFLLGASQGIANQAQENINSKIARNIIVGAHSPSFGFETNEQECQEIIDKINQTDATVLAVGLGAPKQEKWIYKYKHKLSNIKIFLALGATIDFEAGKLKRSPKWMSNLGLEWFHRLLCEPQRLWQRYLIDDLPFFWLLLKQKVFGNQANQKPNVKKQAELNNFSSDSHQERLQSINNLKRTEVKRSATWLKPTSAISLGINFRRSPQYKIEKNQPQFTHRFSYR; from the coding sequence ATGAAAAAGGTAAATTTATTAAATATTGAAATTGACAATTTACCCAAATTAGAACTATTAGAAAAACTCAATAGCGGAGTTGTTTTCACAACTAATGTAGACCACCTTATCAAGTTGCAAAAGGATAGAGATTTTGCCGAAGCTTATAATATAGCTGATTATAAAGTTTGTGATAGCCAGATTCTCATGTATGCTGCTAAGTTCTTAGGAACTCCCATCAAAGAGAAAATATCGGGTTCAGATTTTTTTCCTAACTTCTACAGTTATCATAAAAAAAATGAAAATATTAAGATATTTCTCTTAGGAGCAAGTCAGGGTATAGCTAACCAAGCCCAAGAAAATATTAATAGCAAAATCGCAAGAAATATCATTGTAGGCGCACATTCTCCATCCTTTGGCTTTGAAACTAATGAACAAGAATGTCAAGAGATTATAGATAAAATTAATCAAACAGATGCGACTGTTTTAGCAGTAGGATTAGGCGCGCCAAAACAAGAAAAATGGATTTATAAATATAAGCACAAGCTATCAAATATCAAAATATTTTTAGCTTTGGGAGCTACGATTGATTTTGAAGCAGGTAAATTAAAAAGATCTCCAAAATGGATGAGTAATCTTGGTCTAGAATGGTTCCATCGATTATTATGTGAACCACAAAGACTCTGGCAAAGATACTTAATAGATGATCTACCTTTTTTCTGGTTACTTTTGAAGCAAAAGGTTTTTGGTAATCAAGCTAATCAGAAGCCAAACGTCAAAAAGCAAGCAGAACTTAATAACTTTTCTAGTGATTCTCATCAAGAAAGATTGCAAAGCATTAACAATTTAAAGCGAACTGAAGTAAAACGTTCTGCAACTTGGCTCAAGCCAACTTCAGCAATTAGTTTAGGAATAAATTTTAGGCGATCGCCACAATACAAAATAGAGAAAAATCAACCTCAATTCACTCATAGATTCTCTTACCGCTAG
- a CDS encoding alpha/beta fold hydrolase, which yields MSFIQVANRKAHYHAPLGLPSSGDRIMLLVHGAGGSSRHWEPMLAQLDAAECFPVAIDLPGHGASDGYVPDSIDAVAEFLNAFLDSLGIEHPICYVGQSMGGLIGLQFALAYPDRVAQLVLMATSARIQLHPDFLQQAITGQWNHETLWQSFAPEVPENLKELVLGEFQHTRLKANASDFMGVSSVDLSSAVSALRLPTLILTGDDDVIISPRKSKMLHWQIENSHLVTVPGAGHYLHVEQPAKVASEIVHFVKGDRLLSGLQIRN from the coding sequence ATGTCTTTTATTCAGGTTGCAAATCGCAAAGCTCATTATCATGCGCCTTTGGGCTTACCGTCTTCTGGCGATCGCATAATGTTGTTAGTACACGGTGCTGGAGGGAGCAGTCGTCATTGGGAACCCATGTTAGCCCAACTCGATGCGGCAGAATGCTTTCCTGTCGCGATTGATTTACCAGGACATGGGGCTTCAGATGGGTATGTCCCTGATTCGATCGACGCTGTGGCTGAGTTCCTCAATGCCTTTTTGGATAGCTTAGGAATTGAGCATCCGATTTGTTACGTGGGACAATCGATGGGCGGCTTGATCGGATTGCAATTTGCGCTGGCTTACCCAGATCGCGTTGCGCAGTTGGTTTTGATGGCAACATCCGCACGCATTCAACTTCATCCTGATTTTCTTCAGCAGGCGATAACTGGGCAATGGAATCACGAAACTCTTTGGCAAAGCTTTGCGCCTGAAGTCCCCGAAAATCTCAAAGAACTTGTTTTAGGTGAGTTTCAACATACTCGCTTAAAAGCCAATGCCTCAGATTTTATGGGCGTGAGTTCTGTCGATCTGAGTAGCGCGGTGTCAGCTTTACGGCTTCCGACTTTGATTCTCACCGGAGATGATGACGTGATTATCTCGCCGCGCAAATCTAAGATGTTACACTGGCAAATCGAAAACTCTCATTTAGTCACTGTACCTGGCGCGGGTCACTATTTGCACGTCGAACAACCCGCGAAAGTTGCATCAGAAATCGTGCATTTTGTCAAGGGCGATCGCTTGCTATCAGGTTTACAAATTCGTAACTAA
- a CDS encoding salicylate synthase, with translation MYQLATDFLTYHEMFVPGQKDPLVVLQTLLQTGIFSEYVMYESESEVRIAGNALAEVSVSAEAVSSRFMSQKHSESCTDPLKQVEAIFASLPVENWTAYGYVGFDIARFYYSYSKAIDQPLLYFLVPETELYITTKGVHIRSIKSPAKVLEVLSADSKLAEYVPTPPKVAATENQQYEKQVATLIDAIQNGELHKAIISRSVKVKGNMDVLGTYVLGAKSNNAARSYCMHVGDVCAVGFSPEILMEVSTDGFVVTNPLAGTRPRSSNSEEDTRLSDELFIDAKEVKEHALSVWLAQSEISTVCSPETVQIFDFMQVKQYRCVQHLSSRVGGQLKPGKTLWDALKVLFPGITVSGINKHEALAWIDRLEEEPRGIYAGGIGWIDSSGTADLAIAIRSVYQYGDSVYLNAGAGIVAESVPQNEFVESVNKMNTMLTNLVMES, from the coding sequence ATGTACCAGCTAGCAACTGATTTTTTAACCTATCACGAAATGTTTGTTCCAGGTCAGAAAGATCCACTCGTTGTTTTGCAAACTTTATTGCAAACAGGGATTTTTTCTGAATATGTGATGTACGAAAGCGAAAGCGAGGTACGGATTGCGGGCAATGCTTTAGCTGAGGTTTCAGTCAGCGCTGAAGCTGTATCTAGCCGATTTATGAGCCAGAAACACTCAGAAAGTTGTACCGATCCTCTTAAGCAAGTCGAGGCGATTTTTGCGTCTTTACCAGTAGAAAACTGGACAGCTTATGGTTACGTTGGCTTTGATATTGCCCGCTTTTATTATTCGTATTCCAAAGCAATCGATCAGCCATTACTATACTTTTTGGTTCCAGAAACTGAACTTTATATCACTACGAAAGGCGTACACATTAGAAGTATTAAATCGCCTGCCAAAGTTTTAGAAGTCTTATCCGCTGATAGCAAATTAGCAGAATACGTGCCGACACCTCCGAAGGTGGCTGCAACGGAAAATCAACAATATGAAAAACAAGTTGCAACTTTAATCGATGCAATTCAAAATGGCGAGTTGCATAAAGCGATTATCTCGCGATCAGTGAAGGTAAAAGGGAATATGGACGTTCTTGGTACTTATGTATTAGGAGCCAAGAGCAATAACGCGGCGCGATCGTACTGTATGCACGTGGGAGATGTCTGCGCTGTGGGCTTTAGTCCTGAGATTTTGATGGAAGTTAGCACCGATGGTTTTGTCGTTACCAATCCGCTAGCTGGGACGCGTCCGCGTAGTTCTAATTCAGAAGAAGATACGCGCTTGAGTGATGAGTTATTTATTGATGCTAAAGAAGTTAAAGAACACGCGCTTTCAGTTTGGTTAGCACAAAGCGAGATTAGTACAGTTTGTTCGCCCGAAACTGTGCAGATTTTTGACTTTATGCAAGTTAAGCAATATCGTTGCGTGCAACATTTATCGTCGCGGGTTGGGGGACAACTCAAACCAGGGAAAACGCTGTGGGATGCCTTGAAAGTATTATTTCCTGGAATTACGGTATCTGGAATTAATAAACACGAAGCTTTAGCATGGATTGACCGCTTGGAAGAAGAACCACGAGGCATTTATGCAGGTGGTATTGGTTGGATCGATAGCAGCGGGACAGCAGATTTAGCGATCGCAATTCGCTCGGTTTATCAATATGGTGACTCGGTTTATCTCAATGCAGGTGCAGGTATCGTTGCTGAATCAGTTCCACAAAATGAATTTGTCGAATCAGTTAACAAGATGAATACGATGCTCACCAATTTGGTGATGGAGTCTTAA